Genomic DNA from Prunus persica cultivar Lovell chromosome G1, Prunus_persica_NCBIv2, whole genome shotgun sequence:
agacaaaatatgaaaaatgaaacaaaaccatAAAAAAATGCTATGGTGATCACTGATCAgagcttttttatttatttacaatcTATAAATAATGTATAgtagagttttttttgttttgttgtcaaATCATTAGCAGGTgatccaaaagaaaataagcagGCCATGAAGCCCCATGAGTTAATGGGCCAGGCTATTTCTTTTTCGAACAGAAATGGCCCATGACACACTCCaattaaaaacacagaaaaaaggaaaaggaaaaggaaaagaaaaaggaaaaaagtaaCCGCGAAGACGAACCGTCTTGGGGACTCTAGAAGGTGCTTTTCGTACGAACCAAGGAGCCAAATCGAGAGAAAAGGCTCTGTTGTTGCAGTTGCAGATCAAAATTATCAAACCCTAAATCGAAACGAAGATGGTGAGAACAAGAAACGGGCCGCGATCGAACGGAATGCTGCCGCTGTTAGCACTTCACGCGGCGAGCGAGTATTACAGGCTCGACCGGAAGCCTCCGGTCACCGCCGGACTCATTGCCGCCAATTCTCTCATCTACTTACGTCCTGCTTTTCTTGACCCCATTCTCCCTTCCCTCCAAGAAGTCTGGTTCAACCCCCACCTCATCCTCAAGGTAATTTCTCATTCTCATTTCTAAGTtcacaaaaaccccaaatggTTGAAATGTTATCACTCTGTAATAAACCttgaatttttagtttttgttcttttgatttcatatgtgaATTGGGTGTTTTATATATTGATGCGGGTAAGCTGTATGTGAAATTGCTTGAACAGAATGGAGACTTGAAGCGCTTCTTCTTGTCGCCGTTCTATCATGTGGGAGAGTCTCACTTGGTTTACAACATGCTCTCCCTCTTGTGGAAGGGAAttcaattggaaaattcaatgGACAGTGCTGAGTTCGCTTCCATGGTTGCTGTGCTACTGGGCATGTCCCAAGGAATCTCACTGCTGATTTCCAAGTCCCTGCTTGCGTTCTTTGACTATGAATGGGCTTACTACACTGAATACTCTGTTGGGTTTTCTGGGGTGCTCTTTGCCATGAAGGTTGTGCTCAATTCCCAGACCGAGAACAGTTATGTTTATGGAATTCCGATACCATCTCGTTACGCTGCGTGGGCGGAATTGGCTCTGGTCCAATTTTTGGTTCCTGGTGTCTCTTTTATTGGTCATTTGGGTGGAATTCTTGCAGGGCTTGTCTATATTCAGTTGAGGGGTTCTTACAATGGCTCAGACCCACTTACTGTTATCGTCAGAGGTCTTACTGGTGTGCTGAAATGGCCTGTGAGATTTTTACGACGCTTGTTTCCATTTCGAAGGAGGCAGATATCCGGTAGAGGACCTGTTGGTGGGGGTCAGAGAGGAATTTCTGTGTCTGGTTTCTGGAGATGCCATGCTTGTACGTATGAGAATTCTGCTTGGTTAGATGTATGCGAAATGTGTTCGACAAATAGGAGGGCCACTGGCAGTGCCAATGGCATGGCTTCACCTCGATCGGCACATTATTCCGGTGACCTTCCTTTGGAAGAATTACGTCGGCGGAGGATGGAAAGATTTGGGAGATGATAGGGTTCCCATTCCTGAGACTTGTTACAGATGATGTTGGCAATGCATGACATGCAAATGCAATACCTCTTCCTCTCCTCACCCCATTTCATTTGAATGTCAATCTGGCATCATTGATCCTGATCTTATGCTGCTTAATCAACTCATTTGGTTAGAACTTGGAACATATTGTCTTAGCTAACTGGTCTTTGTCCAACTATATGCTGAACTTTTATCAATTGTTTGTTGATCGTTGAGAATTTCTATGGCTCAGGATGGCCTGGGTTTATGTTTTGTGAATGAATGTTGGTAGGTCCAATGTAACATCTGGAATGGTTGATGAAAGTAACTTGATTTGAAGGGCAAACAATAAAGAGGGAAGCAAAATCAGACCGAAGTCTGAATAAAGCATCATCATCAAACATTTGTTGCCATTTGACAAGAAATctagtaaaagaaaatgaagtatGGGAGCATCGGCTCTCAAGGGAGTTTCcacaataaaattagaaatagTATAGTGAAAGAACATAAAGACGTGTATTGCAATCACCGCATTTTTACAAGAATCAATGTTGCTAATGATATACAAATATGTTTCTCTAACATTAAATAGTAGTTACACTTTACAAAAGACATTTGTTAAGGAAACTTGGCTCGATGTTGCTTGCTGCTATTGCCTCTGTTCTGTAGTTTTGCTCTTTTTGTACCATGTGATTGTATTCGAGCCGCAAATTTTTTAACTAAAATTCTGCACTTGTTCATAATCCTAACATTTGGGTTGTGGATTATCCATTGTACCTCTTGTGATATTTCTCAATAAAGTAtatttttcaaccaaaaaaaaaaacttgggtTCATTaagaaaaacgaaaaaggAAATTGGGTTTAAAAAGGCCCAAAATCAGCCTTTCTTTGGGCCGATCCAAGTTTGTAGCAGACCTTCACCTGAGTGTTGTCGACTGTCGTCGAGCGAAGTAAACCGCGCGGCATCTCTGTCTGTGCGTGCAGCAGAACAAGTAGTGATAAGGGAGTGAAGAGATAACCGTTGTTTCCTCCACCATCCAAcgactcttcttcttcttcttcttctgcttgaATGAGTTTTGATGCTCAACAATATAGTATTGTTATTAAGTAACAGCCAATTAGCCATACCCAATTGCCCATATCCAGAACCAGCAACACTGAAATGCTGGCCAAAGCTCCTGCTCCAGCAGTCAACCACCACCTGAGGCCAAAACGCCTTGAACCAGAATGGACGGTGGCACTGGCACCTTACAACTGCAGGTGTCTCCATCTTCGTCAGATGAGAAAATGGGGGATAAGTTGTAGTTTCAGTCAGAGCCCCACTGATAACCCTGCACCTGCTTATGACCTCATGGACGATTTCGTTGTTCTGGGACCAGCCAACAATGACCCTCCCAACAGAAACACCACCCATAGaggtcctctctctctctctctctctctctctctctctccttttttatttcaatttgggTTTTGCTTATTGTTTCTGTTTGTTCATGTCCACCTAAACTTACTAATATTTGTGAGTCAAAAGACTTCCTCTTTTGAgaatcaattttttcttttcaaatttcacaAGGTTGGTttttcctaaaaaaaaaatctatttttcCGTGAAGCTTTAGACAAATTAAAGTTGTAAATATAAGGCACATTGGTTTAGTAATCCGGGGTTGGTTGAACATGCATACATAATTTGTCCCATCTAAACTGCACATATGTTTATCCTGTGGGAATTGAGCATGTGCCACCATTTACAGACAATGACCGTCAACCAGCACGTACTAGGAAACTTGC
This window encodes:
- the LOC18789538 gene encoding rhomboid-like protein 14, mitochondrial, whose translation is MVRTRNGPRSNGMLPLLALHAASEYYRLDRKPPVTAGLIAANSLIYLRPAFLDPILPSLQEVWFNPHLILKNGDLKRFFLSPFYHVGESHLVYNMLSLLWKGIQLENSMDSAEFASMVAVLLGMSQGISLLISKSLLAFFDYEWAYYTEYSVGFSGVLFAMKVVLNSQTENSYVYGIPIPSRYAAWAELALVQFLVPGVSFIGHLGGILAGLVYIQLRGSYNGSDPLTVIVRGLTGVLKWPVRFLRRLFPFRRRQISGRGPVGGGQRGISVSGFWRCHACTYENSAWLDVCEMCSTNRRATGSANGMASPRSAHYSGDLPLEELRRRRMERFGR